A single region of the Gossypium arboreum isolate Shixiya-1 chromosome 12, ASM2569848v2, whole genome shotgun sequence genome encodes:
- the LOC108477305 gene encoding thioredoxin M3, chloroplastic isoform X2, with protein sequence MDTIYQLKKLSLRCPTSCYVFKFEIIHHIEERILEKKLKETIEQDISLFPKAAVVTKDTWEKSVLNTDSPVLVEFYASWCGPCRMVHRIIDEIAGEYAGRLSCFILNTDDDFPIAEDYEIKAVPVVLLFKNGEKRESVVGTMPKDFYIAAIERVLKS encoded by the exons ATGGATACGATCTACCagttaaaaaaattatcattGCGATGTCCAACATCCTGCtatgtttttaagtttgaaaTAATACACCACATAGAAGAGAGAATTTTGGAAAAG AAGCTGAAAGAAACTATTGAACAAGATATCTCTTTGTTTCCCAAAG CTGCTGTTGTTACTAAAGACACATGGGAGAAATCAGTGTTGAACACTGATTCCCCTGTTCTTGTAGAATTTTATGCAAGCTGGTGTGGCCCCTGTAGAATGGTCCATCGGATTATTGATGAGATTGCAGGAGAGTATGCCGGGAGACTCAGCTGCTTCATTCTGAATACCGACGATGACTTTCCAATTGCAGAGGATTATGAAATAAAGGCAGTACCGGTGGTGTTACTGTTCAAAAATGGAGAGAAGCGGGAATCTGTTGTTGGCACCATGCCGAAGGACTTCTATATAGCTGCCATAGAGAGGGTTCTGAAATCATAA
- the LOC108477305 gene encoding thioredoxin M3, chloroplastic isoform X1 — translation MASSASITPSYFASSSLPPRPISSHFPFNLNSSTFFFPLKNGSFKLRNAPPLSPKVLSARAPKAAVVTKDTWEKSVLNTDSPVLVEFYASWCGPCRMVHRIIDEIAGEYAGRLSCFILNTDDDFPIAEDYEIKAVPVVLLFKNGEKRESVVGTMPKDFYIAAIERVLKS, via the exons ATGGCTTCTTCTGCTTCGATTACTCCGTCTTATTTTGCTTCCAGCAGCCTTCCTCCCCGCCCCATTTCTTCTCACTTCCCCTTTAACCTCAACTCTTCAACCTTCTTCTTTCCTTTGAAAAATGGGTCCTTCAAGCTTCGTAATGCCCCTCCTCTCTCTCCCAAGGTCCTTTCTGCTCGTGCACCCAAAG CTGCTGTTGTTACTAAAGACACATGGGAGAAATCAGTGTTGAACACTGATTCCCCTGTTCTTGTAGAATTTTATGCAAGCTGGTGTGGCCCCTGTAGAATGGTCCATCGGATTATTGATGAGATTGCAGGAGAGTATGCCGGGAGACTCAGCTGCTTCATTCTGAATACCGACGATGACTTTCCAATTGCAGAGGATTATGAAATAAAGGCAGTACCGGTGGTGTTACTGTTCAAAAATGGAGAGAAGCGGGAATCTGTTGTTGGCACCATGCCGAAGGACTTCTATATAGCTGCCATAGAGAGGGTTCTGAAATCATAA
- the LOC108480011 gene encoding methylcrotonoyl-CoA carboxylase beta chain, mitochondrial → MIRALVRKAASTSAFGSANSAPCLIANPIHHLQTKHFSIGILPDGVNRSSDNFVQNSDAMERLLSDLQSHINKVLAGGGETAVKRNRSRNKLLPRERIDRLLDPGSSFLELSQLAGHELYEDPLPSGGIITGIGPVHGRLCMFVANDPTVKGGTYYPITIKKHLRAQEIAAQCKLPCVYLVDSGGAFLPKQAEVFPDKENFGRIFYNQATLSAQGIPQIALVLGSCTAGGAYIPAMADESVMVKGNGTIFLAGPPLVKAATGEEVSAEDLGGATVHCKTSGVSDYFAQDEMHGLALGRNIVKNLHLAGKQGMLSSSPPANLEFKEPLYDVKELRSIAPVDHKQQFDVRSVIARIVDGSEFDEFKKLYGTTLVTGFARIYGQPVGILGNNGILFNESALKGTHFIELCSQRNIPLVFLQNITGFMVGSRSEANGIAKSGAKLVMAVSCAKVPKVTIMIGGSFGAGNYAMCGRAFNPNFLFLWPNSRISVMGGTQAAGVLSQIEGANKKRQGIQWTSEEEEKFKAKVMEAYEREGNPYYSTARLWDDGIIDPADTRKIVGLCISASMNRPLEDTKYGVFRM, encoded by the exons ATGATAAGGGCTCTGGTGAGGAAAGCAGCTTCAACTTCAGCTTTTGGGAGTGCAAATTCAGCCCCATGTCTTATTGCTAATCCAATCCACCACCTACAGACCAAACACTTCTCCATAGGAATCCTCCCCGATGGGGTCAATCGTAGCTCCGACAATTTTGTCCAGAATTCCGATGCCATGGAACGTCTCTTGTCTGACCTTCAATCCCATATCAACAAG GTTCTTGCTGGAGGAGGAGAAACTGCTGTGAAAAGGAACAGGAGCAGAAATAAGCTTCTCCCTAGGGAACGAATCGATCGTCTTCTTGACCCTGGTTCTTCTTTCCTCGAATTGTCTCAG CTTGCAGGGCATGAATTATACGAAGACCCTTTACCATCAGGTGGAATAATAACAGGAATTGGTCCAGTTCATGGGAGACTTTGTATGTTTGTGGCTAATGACCCGACTGTTAAAGGAGGAACTTACTATCCTATCACCATTAAGAAACATCTAAGAGCTCAAGAAATTGCTGCTCAATGCAAATTACCTTGTGTTTATTTAGTTGATAGTGGGGGTGCTTTTCTTCCAAAGCAAGCTGAGGTTTTTCCAGACAAGGAAAATTTTGGTAGAATTTTTTATAATCAAGCTACCTTGTCTGCTCAAGGCATTCCTCAAATTGCATTGGTTTTAGGCTCTTGCACAGCTGGGGGTGCCTATATTCCTGCCATGGCTGATGAAAGTGTGATGGTTAAAGGAAATGGTACCATTTTTCTAGCTGGACCACCTCTTGTCAAA GCTGCTACAGGAGAGGAAGTGTCTGCAGAGGATTTAGGGGGTGCTACTGTTCATTGTAAGACCTCTGGGGTTTCAGATTATTTTGCTCAAG ATGAAATGCATGGACTTGCTCTCGGGAGGAATATTGTTAAGAACTTGCACTTGGCTGGGAAGCAAGGGATGTTGAGTTCATCTCCACCCGCAAACCTTGAATTTAAAGAACCATTGTATGATGTTAAGGAACTCCGTTCCATTGCACCAGTAGACCACAAGCAGCAGTTTGATGTTCGATCAGTTATTGCTCGAATTGTTGATGGAAGTGAGTTTGATGAGTTCAAGAAATTGTATGGAACT ACACTTGTAACAGGTTTTGCTAGAATTTACGGACAACCTGTAGGGATCCTTGGTAATAATGGGATATTATTTAACGAATCTGCACTTAAAGGAACCCATTTCATCGAACTTTGTTCTCAGCGTAACATTCCTTTGGTCTTTCTTCAGAACATCACTGGGTTTATG GTTGGCTCAAGATCCGAGGCAAATGGTATTGCAAAATCTGGAGCAAAATTGGTGATGGCAGTTTCTTGTGCAAAG GTGCCAAAAGTGACTATTATGATTGGTGGAAGTTTTGGTGCGGGAAATTATGCAATGTGTGGCCGTGCTTTTAACCCAAATTTCCTGTTCCTTTGGCCAAATTCAAGAATATCTGTGATGGGCGGTACACAG GCTGCTGGAGTGCTGTCTCAAATTGAAGGGGCCAACAAGAAAAGGCAAGGAATTCAG TGGACAAGTGAGGAAGAAGAGAAGTTCAAGGCTAAGGTTATGGAGGCATATGAGAGAGAGGGGAATCCGTACTACTCAACAGCTAGGCTCTGGGATGATGGTATTATAGATCCTGCTGATACCAGGAAAATTGTGGGGCTTTGCATCTCTGCTTCCATGAATCGCCCATTAGAAGATACCAAATATGGTGTATTCCGAATGTAA
- the LOC108477136 gene encoding subtilisin-like protease SBT3 → MERLTPLGLIISLFLFFPIATSLPTSGRLRTYIIHMDISAMPGAFSSHHDWYMSTLSSLSSPDGFSPLHLYTYNHVMDGFSAVLSQAHLDQLHELSGHLATYPETFGHLHTTRAPTFLGLKKHSGLWPAGGFGEDMIIGVLDSGIWPESESFNDEGLPPVPTRWRGACETGTEFNASYCNRKLIGARSFSKGMQQEKQNISKTNDYDSPRDFLGHGSHTSSIAAGSSAVAAEYFGYAKGKAIGMAPKARIAMYKVLFFDESYDAAATDVLAGLDQAIEDGVDVLSLSLGFIETPFDENPIAIGAFAALKKGIFVSCSAGNNGPHAYTILNGAPWITTVGAGTIDREFAAHVTFGDGELTVTGKSVYPENLFVSDIPIYFGHGNRSKELCNSLDPKEVAGKYIFCDLDSSGQTNAYAQIYEMDTAGAAGAIFSSSEGPFFRPTDFFKPFVLVNPKYGDLVKHYIINSKNAKVSIRFQTTLLGTKPAPQVAYFSSRGPDRKSPWILKPDILAPGVDILAAWVPNRGFAPIDDDDYLLTDYALESGTSMSCPHAAGIATLLKAAHRDWSSAAIRSAMMTTAEVFDNGNGRIIDMTTGVAGTPLDFGAGHINPNKAMDPGLVYDIEIQDYINYLCGLNYTSKQIRTITGMRQFNCDSATLDLNYPSFIILLNNTNTTSTTFQRELTNVAEGSSVYRAVVRAPSGMKAVVQPETITFAGKYSKAKFQLTVEIDVGVGSIPESDYFGNYGFLSWYEVNGKHQVTSPIISAFAP, encoded by the coding sequence ATGGAACGGCTCACTCCATTAGGACTCAtcatttctctctttcttttcttccctatTGCCACATCCTTGCCTACGTCAGGAAGGCTCAGGACCTACATCATCCACATGGATATATCGGCAATGCCTGGTGCCTTTTCGAGCCATCATGATTGGTACATGTCAACCCTTTCATCCCTGTCATCACCAGACGGCTTTTCCCCATTGCATCTCTACACTTACAACCATGTAATGGATGGGTTTAGCGCTGTGTTATCCCAAGCCCACCTTGACCAACTTCACGAATTATCTGGTCATCTTGCTACATATCCTGAAACATTTGGGCACCTCCATACCACACGTGCTCCTACCTTTCTTGGGTTGAAGAAACATTCTGGGCTATGGCCTGCGGGTGGATTTGGTGAGGACATGATCATTGGAGTCCTTGACTCTGGCATCTGGCCCGAAAGCGAGAGCTTTAATGATGAAGGTTTGCCGCCGGTGCCAACGAGATGGCGTGGTGCATGTGAAACTGGTACTGAATTCAATGCATCTTACTGCAACAGGAAGCTGATTGGGGCACGATCCTTCAGCAAAGGCATGCAGCAGGAAAAACAGAATATATCAAAAACAAATGACTATGATTCACCGAGGGACTTTCTAGGTCATGGTAGCCACACATCGTCCATAGCAGCGGGCAGCAGTGCGGTTGCTGCTGAATATTTTGGATATGCCAAAGGAAAAGCTATAGGAATGGCACCAAAGGCTAGAATTGCCATGTACAAAGTTCTGTTCTTTGATGAAAGTTATGATGCTGCAGCAACAGATGTACTGGCTGGCTTGGATCAAGCTATAGAGGATGGTGTGGATGTCCTGTCCCTGTCTTTGGGGTTCATTGAGACTCCGTTTGATGAAAACCCTATTGCAATTGGAGCATTCGCAGCTTTGAAGAAAGGGATATTTGTTTCATGCTCTGCTGGCAATAATGGCCCTCATGCATATACCATTCTCAATGGGGCTCCCTGGATCACTACCGTCGGTGCTGGAACCATCGATCGGGAATTTGCAGCTCATGTCACGTTTGGTGATGGAGAGTTAACCGTAACAGGAAAATCTGTATATCCAGAAAACTTGTTTGTTTCGGACATTCCTATATACTTTGGACATGGAAACCGATCCAAAGAACTTTGTAACTCTCTCGACCCCAAAGAAGTTGCTGGAAAATACATATTTTGTGATCTCGACTCCAGCGGCCAAACTAATGCCTATGCACAAATATACGAAATGGACACAGCTGGAGCTGCTGGAGCTATCTTTAGCTCGTCCGAGGGGCCGTTTTTCCGACCCACAGATTTCTTCAAGCCCTTTGTGTTGGTAAACCCGAAATATGGGGATTTGGTAAAACATTATATAATCAATTCCAAGAATGCAAAAGTGAGTATCAGGTTTCAAACAACCCTCTTGGGTACTAAGCCAGCTCCTCAAGTGGCTTACTTTTCATCTCGAGGACCTGATAGAAAATCACCGTGGATACTGAAACCCGATATTTTGGCTCCTGGAGTCGACATTTTAGCTGCTTGGGTCCCCAACAGAGGCTTTGCACCGATCGATGACGATGATTATTTGCTAACAGATTACGCTCTCGAATCTGGAACATCCATGTCATGCCCCCATGCGGCTGGCATAGCCACACTGCTTAAAGCTGCCCACCGCGACTGGAGTTCAGCAGCCATCCGATCAGCAATGATGACAACAGCTGAAGTTTTCGACAATGGCAATGGCCGTATCATTGACATGACCACAGGAGTTGCTGGGACACCTCTTGATTTCGGAGCAGGGCACATAAATCCTAACAAAGCCATGGACCCTGGCCTTGTCTACGATATCGAGATTCAAGACTACATCAACTACCTTTGTGGGTTAAACTACACTAGCAAACAGATCCGAACCATCACGGGAATGCGTCAGTTTAACTGTGATAGTGCTACCCTGGATCTTAATTAtccatcattcatcattctcttgAACAACACTAACACAACCAGCACCACCTTCCAAAGGGAACTCACAAATGTAGCAGAAGGTAGCTCGGTTTATCGAGCGGTTGTGAGGGCTCCTTCAGGCATGAAAGCTGTAGTGCAACCTGAAACAATTACCTTTGCAGGAAAATACAGTAAAGCCAAGTTCCAACTCACAGTGGAGATTGATGTGGGAGTTGGAAGTATCCCTGAAAGCGATTACTTTGGGAATTATGGATTTCTGAGCTGGTACGAGGTCAATGGGAAACATCAAGTTACAAGTCCAATCATTTCAGCATTCGCACCTTGA
- the LOC108477137 gene encoding probable receptor-like protein kinase At1g49730, whose amino-acid sequence MVVYAKALLGFLTFLGLQLPLILADCPLDLSGSNFTLVASLCSNKDERGKCCRYMNAFVAFSVARYANMTSDLGVPSNLSNICIQSILQTMELYGVPRNATMFCGFGTKIPVSYDCRGRTTVTQMLESPKFMDVTKNCKLPLLQENDCRKCLNAGIVYLHHLVGSENNMTLSTCRDATFAALASQVDDTSAAEIATCFFQVQGFNIPPVSESSPSPPTPKASPSPLVAASPNQLVLGVPPEQKHRTYHLTIIPGIGIAVTVAAVMMLIVLVVLIRRKKRELEDSKSMDMNSSKFFSSPRPMRKFQEGTSSMFRKYSYKETKKATENFNTIIGRGGFGTVYKAQFSDGSVVAVKRMDKVSEQAEDEFCREIELLARLHHRHLVALRGFCIEKRERFLMYEYMSNGSLKDHLHSPEETPLSWETRIQIAIDVANALEYLHFYCDPPLCHRDIKSSNILLDENFVAKVADFGLAHASKDGSICFEPVNTDIRGTPGYMDPEYVVTHELTDKSDVYSYGVLLLEIVTARRAVQDGKNLVESSQILMASESRLLELVDPQIKDSFDLDQLQTVVTIVRWCTQREGRARPSIKQVLRLLYESADPMHSGFIQAVEDEDYEGSDGRGRTSRGKIPRSGPYCHSGDGRYLASSSSTSRSYCSRSFLLETGSPQSPQNVLSL is encoded by the exons ATGGTGGTTTATGCTAAGGCACTGTTGGGGTTCTTGACTTTTCTCGGTTTGCAGCTTCCTTTGATACTGGCAG ATTGCCCCTTAGATTTGAGTGGATCAAATTTTACTCTTGTGGCTTCTTTATGCTCTAATAAAGATGAGAGAGGAAAGTGTTGTCGCTATATGAATGCTTTCGTTGCATTCTCTGTTGCCCGGTATGCAAATATGACAAGCGACCTAGGAGTTCcatcaaatttatctaacatctGCATCCAATCCATATTGCAAACCATGGAGCTGTATGGAGTGCCGCGTAATGCCACCATGTTTTGTGGGTTTGGTACAAAAATTCCCGTTAGTTATGACTGTAGGGGTCGAACCACTGTAACACAGATGCTTGAGTCTCCAAAATTTATGGATGTCACAAAGAACTGCAAACTGCCACTTTTGCAGGAAAATGATTGCCGGAAATGTTTAAATGCTGGCATTGTTTACCTTCATCATCTAGTGGGATCTGAAAATAATATGACATTGAGTACTTGCCGAGATGCAACTTTTGCTGCACTAGCAAGCCAAGTCGATGACACTTCAGCTGCCGAAATTGCAACTTGCTTTTTCCAAGTTCAGGGATTTAACATCCCACCAG TTTCTGAGTCATCTCCGTCTCCACCCACCCCGAAGGCTTCTCCTAGTCCGTTGGTTGCCGCTAGTCCAAATCAACTTGTGTTGGGAGTACCTCCAGAACAAAAGCACCGTACTTACCACCTCACGATTATTCCAGGCATCGGCATAGCAGTTACAGTAGCTGCCGTGATGATGCTTATAGTATTGGTAGTTTTGATTCGTAGGAAAAAGAGAGAATTGGAGGATTCTAAGAGCATGGACATGAATTCTTCCAAATTCTTTTCTTCTCCTCGGCCCATGCGTAAATTTCAGGAAG GCACTTCATCAATGTTTCGGAAATATAGCTACAAGGAAACCAAAAAGGCAACCGAAAATTTTAACACCATCATTGGACGTGGAGGGTTTGGGACAGTATACAAGGCTCAATTTAGTGATGGCTCAGTGGTAGCTGTGAAACGGATGGACAAGGTTTCAGAGCAGGCAGAAGATGAATTTTGCAGAGAGATAGAACTTCTTGCTAGATTACACCACCGTCATCTGGTTGCTCTAAGAGGATTTTGCATTGAAAAGCGTGAGAG GTTTCTAATGTATGAATACATGTCAAATGGGAGCCTAAAGGATCATCTCCATT CCCCAGAAGAAACCCCACTGAGTTGGGAGACCAGAATACAAATTGCCATTGATGTGGCTAATGCGTTG GAGTACCTTCATTTCTATTGTGATCCACCTCTATGCCACAGGGACATCAAATCGAGCAACATTTTATTGGATGAGAATTTTGTTGCAAAG GTTGCAGATTTTGGGCTTGCACATGCTTCAAAAGATGGTTCTATTTGCTTCGAACCAGTAAATACTGATATACGTGGAACTCCAG GTTATATGGATCCCGAATATGTGGTCACTCATGAGCTTACGGATAAAAGTGATGTATACAGCTATGGCGTGCTACTTTTGGAGATTGTGACTGCTAGACGAGCCGTACAAGATGGCAAGAACTTGGTTGAATCATCCCAGATACTAATGGCATCAGAGTCAAGGTTACTTGAGCTAGTGGACCCCCAAATCAAGGACTCCTTTGACTTAGACCAACTACAAACAGTTGTGACCATTGTGAGATGGTGCACCCAGAGAGAAGGACGGGCTAGACCCTCAATCAAACAGGTCCTTAGACTTTTGTATGAGAGTGCTGATCCGATGCATAGTGGGTTCATACAAGCTGTTGAAGATGAAGATTATGAAGGTAGTGATGGAAGAGGAAGGACAAGCAGAGGCAAAATTCCTAGGAGTGGACCTTATTGTCACAGTGGGGATGGAAGATATCTTGCTTCATCTTCAAGTACATCAAGGTCATATTGTAGTAGAAGCTTTTTACTCGAAACTGGATCACCACAATCTCCTCAAAACGTACTCTCCCTTTGA